Proteins co-encoded in one Kribbella solani genomic window:
- a CDS encoding pyrimidine reductase family protein — MRRLEDLSDDELIAAYQVADRSEPHLRANFVSSLDGAVEIDGKSKALTSESDSRVFSVIRRLADVVLVGAGTIRDEGYNPLRLSKSARAWRTAAGLAENPTLAMVSSRLELSPVNPVFQSAVRPIIVTHAASPPDRRAALAEVAEVLVLGEAEVDLRAAADEFAARGMTQILSEGGPHLLGALTDADLVHELCLALAPLLAGPGAGRITAGLPTTLTRRMRLESALAAGDDYLFFRYLREA, encoded by the coding sequence ATGCGCCGACTCGAGGATCTGTCCGACGACGAGCTGATCGCGGCGTACCAGGTCGCCGATCGTTCCGAACCGCACCTGCGGGCGAACTTCGTCAGCAGTCTGGACGGCGCGGTCGAGATCGACGGCAAGTCGAAGGCGCTGACGAGCGAGTCGGACAGTCGCGTGTTCAGCGTGATCCGGCGGCTGGCGGATGTCGTGCTGGTCGGTGCCGGCACGATCCGCGACGAGGGCTACAACCCGCTCCGGCTGTCCAAGTCCGCCCGCGCCTGGCGGACCGCGGCCGGCCTGGCCGAGAACCCGACGCTCGCGATGGTGTCGTCACGGCTCGAACTGAGCCCGGTGAACCCGGTCTTCCAGTCCGCGGTGCGGCCGATCATCGTCACCCACGCCGCCTCGCCGCCGGACCGGCGCGCGGCGCTCGCGGAGGTCGCGGAAGTCCTGGTTCTCGGTGAAGCCGAGGTGGATCTGCGGGCGGCGGCCGACGAGTTCGCGGCGCGTGGGATGACCCAGATCCTGTCCGAGGGCGGGCCGCACCTGCTCGGTGCCTTGACCGACGCGGACCTGGTCCACGAGCTGTGTCTGGCGCTCGCGCCGCTCCTGGCCGGGCCGGGCGCGGGGCGGATCACGGCCGGCCTGCCGACCACGCTGACCCGGCGGATGCGTCTGGAGTCGGCGCTGGCGGCCGGGGACGACTACCTGTTCTTCCGCTACCTCAGGGAGGCCTGA